One window of Cydia pomonella isolate Wapato2018A chromosome 7, ilCydPomo1, whole genome shotgun sequence genomic DNA carries:
- the LOC133520190 gene encoding uncharacterized protein LOC133520190, protein MSPSFKMASLAMLACFLLAMATAEDLQVGTSLNGQLAYSEDVELSSWPLKTRTKNVFYTDGNNRTLKGISAIDKDKSGAQATVTSGGVGFTFANVRLKSQKGDGLNYQVQFFV, encoded by the exons ATGTCTCCAAGTTTCAAAATGGCGTCACTCGCTATGCTCGCGTGTTTTTTGTTAGCGATGGCAACCGCAGAGGACCTGCAAGTCGGTACCAGCCTGAACGGCCAATTGGCTTATTCGGAGGACGTCGAGCTGTCATCTTGGCCGCTGAAGACAAGGACTAAGAACGTGTTCTATACCGACGGAAACAATAGGACTCTCaag GGCATCTCAGCTATAGATAAGGATAAGAGCGGTGCGCAGGCGACGGTGACTTCGGGCGGTGTCGGCTTCACGTTCGCTAATGTTCGGCTCAAGAGCCAGAAGGGGGATGGACTCAATTACCAAGTGCAATTCTTTGTTTGa